In Topomyia yanbarensis strain Yona2022 chromosome 2, ASM3024719v1, whole genome shotgun sequence, one DNA window encodes the following:
- the LOC131683439 gene encoding ras GTPase-activating protein 1 isoform X1 has product MADMMRISGSGALAGFQRDKLGSPSTGSEDGGGIDLGDIAQELDQDEFDGPTTLNGDRPAITAPPESEWYHGRLDRFSAEQRLKSASRLGSYLVRESDRKPGSYVLSYSGRTGINHFRITAVCGDFYIGGRQFFSLSDLVGYYTSCSDLLKREKLLFPIPPPEPVNDKKRVVAILPYTKMPDTDELTFQKGDIFFVHNDMGDGWLWVTAHRTGEQGMIFRELVEDLDPSIDPNTVFSWFHPTCSKNEAVDMLVKAGPGSFLVRPSDNSPGDYSLFFHINNQIQRFRIEKKGVRYLMGGRTFECLDAVINRYRKEQIVEGHTLMHAVINGSQPEYHPPTNVASAAEKIYATLRECRDQNILKKTKGIKHHGYLLKKSDKTSKWKQLYFALLVEGSETHLCFYDSPKKTKPKGLIDLSCAYLYQCHESFWERQHCFQIVERALPCLATISYLCANSQESYVEWVNALKSHCVSQLSKAQSKVPRLRELRCLNLQILEAHRLPFKLVPHPYCIVSLNQVKVGKTRVKTAPDPVWEEEFVLDDVPPDVVTVTITVLSKGKRGKDSEVAELIVDLCGLKNGQETEEWYPLIGMTPMGEWGSIRLRIRYLDDLVMPCEEYSPLQQLLVEPELNAVRALAEICHNDRIPLATSLLKVFRHEKRETELLRILCQTEVARENETTTLFRGASLATTLMDLYMRAECTMFLQSAVSDTIQRILESKQSGELNPTKMDVNDDACSNAEFLLMILDQVTQSIFTSPDACPRTVRYICNCLQKAVVAKWASPNERLVRTRVVSGFIFLRLLCPALLNPRQFSLVGETPHQMATRTLIMVAKCLQNLANLVEFGGKEPYMEVVNPFILKNKERMIVFLDQLSSVTDPNPPPGCMLEQTNCTLSSSDAGRELATLHHICVSYLPELQSMSKTNNALKKLVTVTDMLSKHKLKYREMIS; this is encoded by the exons ATGGCAGATATGATGCGAATTAGTGGAAGCGGAGCACTGGCAGGATTCCAGCGAGATAAACTCGGTTCGCCTTCTACAGGATCTGAAGATGGTGGAGGAATTGATTTGGGTGACATTGCACAGGAATTGGATCAAGACGAGTTTGATGGACCAACTACGTTAAATG GAGATCGCCCAGCAATCACCGCACCACCCGAGAGCGAATGGTATCATGGCCGGTTGGATCGATTCAGTGCAGAACAACGATTGAAATCTGCATCCCGGTTGGGGAGCTATTTAG TACGTGAAAGCGATCGAAAGCCCGGTTCATACGTATTAAGTTATTCCGGAAGGACAGGCATAAATCATTTCCGTATTACGGCTGTGTGTGGAGATTTTTACATTGGAGGTAGGCAGTTTTTCTCGCTGAGTGATTTGGTAGGTTATTACACGTCGTGCAGTGATCTACTGAAAAGGGAAAAGCTGCTGTTCCCAATCCCACCACCAGAACCAGTCAACGATAAAAAGCGTGTAGTTGCAATACTACCGTACACGAAAATGCCAGACACGGATGAACTCACTTTTCAGAAAGGAGATATTTTCTTTGTTCATAATGACATGGGCGACGGATGGCTGTGGGTAACAGCTCATCGTACCGGCGAGCAGGGTATGATTTTTCGCGAATTAGTCGAAGACTTGGATCCAAGTATCGATCCTAACACGGTATTTTCTTGGTTCCACCCGACCTGTTCGAAGAACGAAGCGGTCGATATGTTGGTCAAAGCCGGTCCGGGAAGCTTTCTTGTTAGACCTAGTGATAACTCTCCAGGAGACTATTCACTATTCTTTCACATTAACAATCAAATTCAGCGTTTTCGTATTGAGAAAAAAGGCGTACGCTATCTTATGGGAGGACGAACATTTGAATGCTTGGATGCGGTTATCAACCGCTACAGAAAGGAACAAATTGTAGAGGGTCATACACTTATGCATGCAGTTATCAACGGAAGCCAACCCGAATACCATCCACCTACAAATGTGGCCAGTGCTGCGGAAAAGATTTATGCAACACTTCGAGAATGCCGTGATCAAAATATTCTTAAGAAAACAAAAGGCATCAAACATCAtggttatttgttgaaaaaatcaGACAAAACTTCCAAATGGAAACAGCTCTACTTTGCTCTGCTGGTGGAAGGATCGGAAACACATTTATGCTTCTATGATAGTCCGAAAAAGACCAAACCAAAAGGCTTAATTGATCTCTCGTGTGCTTATTTGTATCAG TGCCATGAATCGTTCTGGGAAAGACAACATTGCTTCCAGATAGTCGAGCGTGCGCTTCCATGCTTAGCAACGATATCCTATCTATGTGCCAACAGTCAGGAAAGTTATGTTGAATGGGTTAACGCATTGAAATCTCATTGCGTTTCTCAGCTCAGCAAGGCTCAATCCAAGGTTCCACGTCTTCGAGAGTTACGTTGTCTGAACCTGCAAATTCTCGAAGCTCACCGTTTACCGTTCAAGCTGGTTCCACATCCGTACTGTATTGTTTCTCTAAATCAAGTCAAAGTGGGCAAAACGCGTGTTAAAACCGCTCCAGATCCTGTCTGGGAAGAGGAGTTTGTTCTAGA TGACGTGCCGCCTGACGTCGTAACAGTGACCATTACCGTACTGAGTAAAGGCAAACGTGGCAAAGACTCCGAAGTAGCCGAATTGATTGTAGATCTTTGCGGATTGAAAAACGGACAGGAAACGGAGGAATGGTACCCTCTAATCGGAATGACCCCAATGGGTGAATGGGGATCTATCCGTTTGCGTATACGATACTTGGATGATCTCGTTATGCCCTGTGAGGAGTACAGTCCTTTACAGCAGTTGCTAGTCGAGCCGGAATTGAACGCGGTTCGTGCTTTAGCTGAAATTTGTCACAATGACCGTATCCCGTTGGCTACTTCATTGTTGAAAGTATTTCGTCACGAGAAACGTGAAACCGAACTGCTAAGAATACTCTGCCAAACCGAAGTTGCACGGGAGAATGAAACGACCACTTTGTTCCGTGGTGCGTCGCTTGCAACGACTCTTATGGATCTCTACATGCGTGCTGAGTGCACCATGTTCTTACAATCTGCTGTGTCCGATACAATCCAAAGAATACTCGAGAGTAAGCAATCGGGAGAACTGAATCCAACTAAGATGGATGTAAATGATGACGCCTGCTCAAATGCGGAGTTCTTGTTGATGATCTTGGACCAGGTTACACAATCGATCTTTACTTCCCCAGACGCGTGTCCACGAACAGTTCGATACATTTGCAACTGTCTACAGAAGGCGGTAGTTGCAAAATGGGCATCGCCTAATGAGCGCCTGGTGCGCACGCGAGTCGTTTCCGGGTTTATATTTTTACGGCTCCTCTGCCCTGCTTTGCTCAACCCACGTCAATTTAGTCTAGTCGGTGAAACACCCCACCAGATGGCTACCCGAACACTTATAATGGTTGCGAAATGCTTGCAGAATTTGGCCAATCTTGTAGAGTTTGGTGGAAAA GAACCTTACATGGAAGTGGTGAATCCGTTTATTCTTAAGAATAAAGAACGTATGATCGTTTTTTTGGACCAACTGTCATCAGTTACTGATCCAAATCCACCTCCAGGCTGTATGTTGGAACAAACGAATTGTACGCTCTCTAGCTCAGATGCTG GTCGCGAGCTGGCTACTTTGCATCACATTTGCGTTTCGTACCTCCCGGAATTGCAGTCAATGAGTAAGACTAACAATGCGCTCAAAAAGCTGGTCACCGTTACCGATATGCTTTCAAAGCATAAACTTAAATACCGCGAAATGATTAGCTAA
- the LOC131679520 gene encoding protein kish, protein MSAIFNFQSLLCVLLLMICTCAYLRSIVPSLIDRNKTGMLGIFWKLARIGERKSPWVGLACVLMAASILFYT, encoded by the exons ATG AGCGCAATATtcaactttcaaagtttgcttTGTGTTCTCCTCCTGATGATCTGCACCTGTGCATATTTGAGATCGATCGTCCCCAGTCTGATTGATAGAAATAAAACAGG caTGCTCGGTATTTTTTGGAAGTTGGCACGTATAGGCGAAAGAAAATCACCCTGGGTCGGGCTGGCCTGTGTACTTATGGCAGCGTCGATACTATTCTATACATAA
- the LOC131683439 gene encoding ras GTPase-activating protein 1 isoform X2, producing MADMMRISGSGALAGFQRDKLGSPSTGSEDGGGIDLGDIAQELDQDEFDGPTTLNDRPAITAPPESEWYHGRLDRFSAEQRLKSASRLGSYLVRESDRKPGSYVLSYSGRTGINHFRITAVCGDFYIGGRQFFSLSDLVGYYTSCSDLLKREKLLFPIPPPEPVNDKKRVVAILPYTKMPDTDELTFQKGDIFFVHNDMGDGWLWVTAHRTGEQGMIFRELVEDLDPSIDPNTVFSWFHPTCSKNEAVDMLVKAGPGSFLVRPSDNSPGDYSLFFHINNQIQRFRIEKKGVRYLMGGRTFECLDAVINRYRKEQIVEGHTLMHAVINGSQPEYHPPTNVASAAEKIYATLRECRDQNILKKTKGIKHHGYLLKKSDKTSKWKQLYFALLVEGSETHLCFYDSPKKTKPKGLIDLSCAYLYQCHESFWERQHCFQIVERALPCLATISYLCANSQESYVEWVNALKSHCVSQLSKAQSKVPRLRELRCLNLQILEAHRLPFKLVPHPYCIVSLNQVKVGKTRVKTAPDPVWEEEFVLDDVPPDVVTVTITVLSKGKRGKDSEVAELIVDLCGLKNGQETEEWYPLIGMTPMGEWGSIRLRIRYLDDLVMPCEEYSPLQQLLVEPELNAVRALAEICHNDRIPLATSLLKVFRHEKRETELLRILCQTEVARENETTTLFRGASLATTLMDLYMRAECTMFLQSAVSDTIQRILESKQSGELNPTKMDVNDDACSNAEFLLMILDQVTQSIFTSPDACPRTVRYICNCLQKAVVAKWASPNERLVRTRVVSGFIFLRLLCPALLNPRQFSLVGETPHQMATRTLIMVAKCLQNLANLVEFGGKEPYMEVVNPFILKNKERMIVFLDQLSSVTDPNPPPGCMLEQTNCTLSSSDAGRELATLHHICVSYLPELQSMSKTNNALKKLVTVTDMLSKHKLKYREMIS from the exons ATGGCAGATATGATGCGAATTAGTGGAAGCGGAGCACTGGCAGGATTCCAGCGAGATAAACTCGGTTCGCCTTCTACAGGATCTGAAGATGGTGGAGGAATTGATTTGGGTGACATTGCACAGGAATTGGATCAAGACGAGTTTGATGGACCAACTACGTTAAATG ATCGCCCAGCAATCACCGCACCACCCGAGAGCGAATGGTATCATGGCCGGTTGGATCGATTCAGTGCAGAACAACGATTGAAATCTGCATCCCGGTTGGGGAGCTATTTAG TACGTGAAAGCGATCGAAAGCCCGGTTCATACGTATTAAGTTATTCCGGAAGGACAGGCATAAATCATTTCCGTATTACGGCTGTGTGTGGAGATTTTTACATTGGAGGTAGGCAGTTTTTCTCGCTGAGTGATTTGGTAGGTTATTACACGTCGTGCAGTGATCTACTGAAAAGGGAAAAGCTGCTGTTCCCAATCCCACCACCAGAACCAGTCAACGATAAAAAGCGTGTAGTTGCAATACTACCGTACACGAAAATGCCAGACACGGATGAACTCACTTTTCAGAAAGGAGATATTTTCTTTGTTCATAATGACATGGGCGACGGATGGCTGTGGGTAACAGCTCATCGTACCGGCGAGCAGGGTATGATTTTTCGCGAATTAGTCGAAGACTTGGATCCAAGTATCGATCCTAACACGGTATTTTCTTGGTTCCACCCGACCTGTTCGAAGAACGAAGCGGTCGATATGTTGGTCAAAGCCGGTCCGGGAAGCTTTCTTGTTAGACCTAGTGATAACTCTCCAGGAGACTATTCACTATTCTTTCACATTAACAATCAAATTCAGCGTTTTCGTATTGAGAAAAAAGGCGTACGCTATCTTATGGGAGGACGAACATTTGAATGCTTGGATGCGGTTATCAACCGCTACAGAAAGGAACAAATTGTAGAGGGTCATACACTTATGCATGCAGTTATCAACGGAAGCCAACCCGAATACCATCCACCTACAAATGTGGCCAGTGCTGCGGAAAAGATTTATGCAACACTTCGAGAATGCCGTGATCAAAATATTCTTAAGAAAACAAAAGGCATCAAACATCAtggttatttgttgaaaaaatcaGACAAAACTTCCAAATGGAAACAGCTCTACTTTGCTCTGCTGGTGGAAGGATCGGAAACACATTTATGCTTCTATGATAGTCCGAAAAAGACCAAACCAAAAGGCTTAATTGATCTCTCGTGTGCTTATTTGTATCAG TGCCATGAATCGTTCTGGGAAAGACAACATTGCTTCCAGATAGTCGAGCGTGCGCTTCCATGCTTAGCAACGATATCCTATCTATGTGCCAACAGTCAGGAAAGTTATGTTGAATGGGTTAACGCATTGAAATCTCATTGCGTTTCTCAGCTCAGCAAGGCTCAATCCAAGGTTCCACGTCTTCGAGAGTTACGTTGTCTGAACCTGCAAATTCTCGAAGCTCACCGTTTACCGTTCAAGCTGGTTCCACATCCGTACTGTATTGTTTCTCTAAATCAAGTCAAAGTGGGCAAAACGCGTGTTAAAACCGCTCCAGATCCTGTCTGGGAAGAGGAGTTTGTTCTAGA TGACGTGCCGCCTGACGTCGTAACAGTGACCATTACCGTACTGAGTAAAGGCAAACGTGGCAAAGACTCCGAAGTAGCCGAATTGATTGTAGATCTTTGCGGATTGAAAAACGGACAGGAAACGGAGGAATGGTACCCTCTAATCGGAATGACCCCAATGGGTGAATGGGGATCTATCCGTTTGCGTATACGATACTTGGATGATCTCGTTATGCCCTGTGAGGAGTACAGTCCTTTACAGCAGTTGCTAGTCGAGCCGGAATTGAACGCGGTTCGTGCTTTAGCTGAAATTTGTCACAATGACCGTATCCCGTTGGCTACTTCATTGTTGAAAGTATTTCGTCACGAGAAACGTGAAACCGAACTGCTAAGAATACTCTGCCAAACCGAAGTTGCACGGGAGAATGAAACGACCACTTTGTTCCGTGGTGCGTCGCTTGCAACGACTCTTATGGATCTCTACATGCGTGCTGAGTGCACCATGTTCTTACAATCTGCTGTGTCCGATACAATCCAAAGAATACTCGAGAGTAAGCAATCGGGAGAACTGAATCCAACTAAGATGGATGTAAATGATGACGCCTGCTCAAATGCGGAGTTCTTGTTGATGATCTTGGACCAGGTTACACAATCGATCTTTACTTCCCCAGACGCGTGTCCACGAACAGTTCGATACATTTGCAACTGTCTACAGAAGGCGGTAGTTGCAAAATGGGCATCGCCTAATGAGCGCCTGGTGCGCACGCGAGTCGTTTCCGGGTTTATATTTTTACGGCTCCTCTGCCCTGCTTTGCTCAACCCACGTCAATTTAGTCTAGTCGGTGAAACACCCCACCAGATGGCTACCCGAACACTTATAATGGTTGCGAAATGCTTGCAGAATTTGGCCAATCTTGTAGAGTTTGGTGGAAAA GAACCTTACATGGAAGTGGTGAATCCGTTTATTCTTAAGAATAAAGAACGTATGATCGTTTTTTTGGACCAACTGTCATCAGTTACTGATCCAAATCCACCTCCAGGCTGTATGTTGGAACAAACGAATTGTACGCTCTCTAGCTCAGATGCTG GTCGCGAGCTGGCTACTTTGCATCACATTTGCGTTTCGTACCTCCCGGAATTGCAGTCAATGAGTAAGACTAACAATGCGCTCAAAAAGCTGGTCACCGTTACCGATATGCTTTCAAAGCATAAACTTAAATACCGCGAAATGATTAGCTAA